The Coffea arabica cultivar ET-39 chromosome 3c, Coffea Arabica ET-39 HiFi, whole genome shotgun sequence genome contains a region encoding:
- the LOC140037896 gene encoding uncharacterized protein yields the protein MTLNPHLKGEDERQKARIKWAKDGDSNTRFFHVSVWDKRAKLTIHRIKDEAGLWVEEEEQIAAVAERFFKDLLAADEPVEIEALVQHIPSLVTEDHNNRLLGDVTLEKVRQATKDFMAGTPIPKGISSTLIVLIPKKSNPFFFADFQPISLCTFVNKVLPKSSLTDCESFCQLLSRQSNPLLFQGGTVENILLAQELVGSVNRKARGHNCILKLDMIKAFDRVS from the exons ATgaccctaaaccctcacctcaaaggtgaggatgaaag acaAAAGGCAAGAATTAAATGGGCCAAGGACGGGGATAGCAATACCAGATTTTTCCACGTCTCCGTTTGGGACAAACGGGCCAAACTCACCATCCATAGAATCAAGGATGAAGCTGGGTTGTGGGTGGAAGAGGAAGAGCAAATTGCAGCAGTGGCCGAGAGATTCTTCAAGGACTTGTTAGCCGCCGATGAACCAGTTGAGATTGAAGCATTGGTACAGCACATTCCCAGTCTTGTGACTGAGGATCATAATAACCGGCTTCTAGGGGACGTCACCCTTGAAAAAGTGCGACAG GCAACCAAAGATTTCATGGCGGGAACCCCAATCCCAAAGGGTATAAGTAGTACCCTCATTGTCTTGATCCCGAAGAAATCGAACCCCTTCTTCTTCGCGGACTTTCAGCCTATCAGCTTGTGTACTTTCGTTAACAAAGTTTTACCAAAGTCCTCGCTAACAGATTGCGAGTCCTTCTGCCAACTCTTATCTCGCCAGAGCAATCCCCTTTTGTTCCAAGGTGGGACAGTGGAAAACATTCTTCTTGCACAAGAGCTAGTTGGGTCTGTCAATAGGAAAGCTCGGGGCCATAACTGCATCCTCAAGCTTGACATGATAAAGGCGTTTGACAGAGTCTCATAG